The proteins below are encoded in one region of Pseudonocardia sp. DSM 110487:
- a CDS encoding NUDIX domain-containing protein encodes MPVLRSTVLIDAPRRTVAGLLRDAEVSAEAMRRCGHRFAAAGRLVCLGETVRFGVRVAPGVRVPLRTRITAVSPAGLESVLVAGPLRALSHRTTLTETAAGTLLLDEVGWTSPLGPLGRVGDVVLGRRLVLRLLAARTEALVERVAEVAGRPVVVATALLRDGAVLAAQRTRPPELAGRWELPGGRVERGETEVDAVVRELREELGAEVRVTGRLGTDLPLTDVLLRVHTAELAPGSPEPKPLEHAALRWVDAADVPGVDWVPADRAVAADLVALLRKGTSATPGDTEAR; translated from the coding sequence GTGCCCGTACTGCGGTCGACCGTGCTGATTGACGCCCCGCGGCGCACCGTCGCAGGCCTGCTGCGCGACGCCGAGGTGTCGGCGGAGGCGATGCGCCGCTGCGGCCACCGGTTCGCGGCGGCAGGCCGGCTGGTGTGTCTCGGCGAGACCGTCCGGTTCGGGGTGCGCGTGGCGCCCGGCGTCCGGGTGCCGCTGCGCACCCGGATCACGGCGGTGTCGCCTGCCGGACTCGAGTCCGTGCTGGTGGCCGGGCCGCTGCGCGCGTTGAGCCACCGCACCACGCTGACCGAGACCGCGGCGGGCACGCTCCTGCTCGACGAGGTCGGTTGGACGTCGCCGCTCGGCCCGCTCGGCCGCGTCGGCGACGTGGTACTCGGACGCAGGCTCGTGCTGCGGCTGCTGGCCGCGCGTACGGAAGCGCTGGTCGAGCGGGTGGCAGAGGTCGCGGGCCGGCCGGTCGTCGTCGCCACCGCCCTGCTGCGCGACGGTGCCGTGCTCGCCGCCCAGCGCACCCGGCCTCCCGAGCTCGCCGGGCGCTGGGAGCTGCCGGGCGGCCGCGTGGAGCGGGGAGAGACCGAGGTCGACGCGGTGGTGCGCGAGCTGCGGGAGGAGCTGGGCGCCGAGGTCCGCGTGACCGGACGGCTCGGCACCGACCTGCCGCTCACCGACGTGCTGCTGCGCGTGCACACCGCGGAACTGGCCCCCGGCAGCCCCGAGCCGAAGCCGCTGGAGCACGCGGCCCTGCGCTGGGTGGACGCGGCCGACGTCCCCGGTGTCGACTGGGTGCCCGCCGACCGCGCGGTGGCCGCCGACCTCGTGGCCCTCCTCCGGAAGGGGACGTCGGCTACCCCTGGCGACACCGAGGCCCGCTGA
- a CDS encoding HAMP domain-containing sensor histidine kinase: protein MKLRQWWSARPLRLRITLVVGCVALVGMLALSRLGVSMLYETMLGAADAELRTDARAVAEQLAAGTPPGQVRRFELRVVDTSGVPVDGGPALPLRLDQIRALAAGDAFVVGDFRELRRWLAVPAVMPDGSPRLVVVTSDLVGGAILLANAAVGFVVGALVVAAVVALAAWAATRAALRPVDRMRLAAAALPPGERLPVPGAQDELRALAEEFNALLARRDEAVARLERFTGDAAHELRSPVAAIRAQAEVAVAHPDPDLTDETLRAVVDEATRLTTLLSDLLALARADAGQRPPPQPVDLVAAAQAAIARAGGGPGCGRIDDPVLQLVAPTPAEVGASPSEVALVLDNLVSNARRYARSLVRISILPAGRVVRLLVEDDGPGIPAADRERIFDRFVRLSPEGGGGAGLGLALVTALVHGRGGVVSAGATPTGGGRIEVRWPTLNSRTSSSGPDTPR, encoded by the coding sequence GTGAAGCTCCGGCAGTGGTGGTCGGCCCGGCCGCTGCGGCTGCGGATCACGCTCGTGGTCGGGTGCGTCGCGCTGGTCGGCATGCTCGCGCTGAGCCGGCTCGGCGTCAGCATGCTGTACGAGACGATGCTCGGCGCGGCCGACGCAGAGCTGCGCACCGACGCACGGGCCGTGGCCGAGCAGCTGGCGGCCGGGACACCTCCCGGTCAGGTCCGCCGGTTCGAGCTGCGTGTCGTCGACACGTCCGGGGTGCCCGTCGACGGTGGCCCCGCACTGCCGTTGCGGCTCGACCAGATCCGCGCGCTCGCGGCGGGCGACGCGTTCGTCGTCGGTGACTTCCGTGAGCTACGCCGCTGGCTCGCCGTGCCCGCCGTGATGCCGGACGGCTCGCCGCGGCTCGTCGTCGTGACGTCGGACCTCGTGGGCGGGGCGATCCTGCTGGCGAACGCGGCCGTCGGCTTCGTCGTCGGTGCGCTGGTCGTCGCCGCCGTGGTCGCGCTCGCGGCGTGGGCCGCCACCCGGGCCGCCCTGCGTCCCGTCGACCGGATGCGCCTGGCCGCCGCGGCACTCCCGCCGGGGGAACGCCTGCCGGTGCCGGGTGCCCAGGACGAGCTGCGCGCGCTCGCCGAGGAGTTCAACGCCCTGCTCGCCCGGCGCGACGAGGCGGTGGCCCGGCTCGAGCGGTTCACCGGCGACGCAGCCCACGAGCTGCGCTCCCCGGTGGCGGCGATCCGGGCGCAGGCGGAGGTGGCCGTCGCCCACCCCGATCCCGACCTGACGGACGAGACGCTGCGCGCGGTCGTCGACGAGGCCACCCGGCTCACCACGTTGCTCTCCGACCTGCTCGCCCTCGCCCGTGCCGACGCCGGGCAGCGCCCGCCTCCCCAGCCGGTGGACCTCGTGGCCGCCGCGCAGGCCGCCATCGCCCGCGCCGGTGGCGGGCCCGGCTGCGGCCGCATCGACGATCCGGTGCTGCAGCTCGTGGCGCCCACCCCGGCCGAGGTCGGGGCGAGCCCGTCGGAGGTCGCACTGGTGCTGGACAACCTCGTGTCCAACGCGCGGCGCTATGCCCGGTCGCTGGTGCGGATCAGCATCCTGCCTGCGGGCCGGGTGGTCCGGCTGCTCGTCGAGGACGACGGGCCGGGCATCCCGGCCGCCGATCGCGAGCGGATCTTCGACCGGTTCGTGCGGCTCTCGCCGGAGGGTGGCGGCGGGGCGGGGCTGGGGCTGGCGCTCGTCACCGCCCTCGTGCACGGCCGCGGTGGCGTCGTCTCGGCCGGTGCCACGCCGACCGGCGGCGGACGCATCGAGGTGCGCTGGCCCACGCTGAACAGCCGGACGAGTAGCAGCGGGCCCGACACACCACGCTGA
- a CDS encoding response regulator transcription factor: protein MLVVDDEPGIRTAVARGLTAEGMEVVAVGDGHSGLQAALTGSFDAVVLDIILPGLSGYRVLEQLRAAGVDTPVLLLSAKDGEFDQADGLDLGADGYLVKPFAFVVLVAQLRAMLRRRDAALGRTGQRVRLGPLLVDPAARSVSWHGDVVELSPREFALLHALASRPDTAVAKDELLRLVWGDEQAASRNVVEVYVGYVRRKLDGVGAGHVLKTVRGYGYIVESP, encoded by the coding sequence GTGCTTGTGGTCGACGACGAGCCGGGCATCCGGACGGCGGTCGCGCGCGGCCTGACGGCCGAGGGAATGGAGGTCGTCGCGGTTGGCGACGGCCACTCGGGGTTGCAGGCCGCCCTCACGGGGAGCTTCGACGCCGTCGTGCTCGACATCATCCTCCCGGGGCTCTCCGGATACCGGGTGCTCGAGCAGCTGCGGGCCGCCGGGGTGGACACGCCGGTGCTGCTGCTCTCGGCGAAGGACGGCGAGTTCGACCAGGCCGACGGGCTCGACCTGGGCGCCGACGGCTACCTCGTCAAGCCGTTCGCGTTCGTCGTGCTGGTGGCGCAGCTGCGGGCCATGCTCCGCCGCCGGGACGCGGCGCTCGGCCGCACCGGTCAGCGCGTCCGGCTCGGGCCGCTGCTCGTCGACCCGGCAGCGCGCTCCGTGAGCTGGCACGGCGACGTCGTGGAGCTCTCGCCCCGCGAGTTCGCGCTGCTGCACGCGCTCGCCAGCCGGCCGGACACCGCGGTCGCCAAGGACGAGCTCCTGCGCCTCGTGTGGGGCGACGAGCAGGCCGCCAGCCGCAACGTCGTCGAGGTCTACGTCGGCTACGTGCGGCGCAAGCTCGACGGGGTGGGCGCGGGCCACGTGCTCAAGACCGTCCGCGGCTACGGGTACATCGTCGAGTCACCGTGA
- a CDS encoding ABC transporter family substrate-binding protein — translation MSGMRASGCAALVLALVVALAACSNEPVAQPPPAPIPTPQREPTRLVVGVDDMGAGFNPHLLAHQSPVTTTLATLVLPSVFRADADGTMRLDPTIATSAEVTATEPFTVSYELNLEASWSTNAPIAAEDFVYLWEQMRSQPGVADAAGYQLITEVRSRAGGKAVDVVFAHPYPAWQHLFSDLLPAHILKDAPGSWTGALTDGIPASGGPFRVTQVDRARGEVLLARNDLYWDTPTVLDELLLRRLGPQELAPALAAGDVDVAMPEAEPAIRTALGGLQPPPDLQLAPEPVVTQLGMRADGGPLADARVRRGIAMLLDREAIRAAVAPESLPADAFGLAPSQSGYASTAPADAPLRPDPAAAAQLLASAGWSRDLTTGRWAVAGGPVSLVIGAANQRLEDVDVARAVAEQLDAAGIDVTLVGPSAVDLFGQAAVSAVPPSPSPTPSPTTQPGAAGETPVPSTPAAPVTTSAAAATTTPALPATPGGVEVDLMVLPRTVGDDPGTELASDYGCPAPTALVPDPPRPPTGFCFPALRPALDELVSATPRPETAGAVEQVLWAQLPFLPLFQPVNLVVSTPAAGAATGIGPGPLTSGPVTGAQKWRATSE, via the coding sequence ATGAGTGGGATGCGGGCGTCGGGCTGTGCTGCGCTGGTCCTGGCGCTCGTCGTGGCGCTGGCCGCCTGCTCGAACGAGCCGGTGGCGCAGCCACCGCCCGCGCCGATCCCCACGCCGCAGCGGGAGCCGACCCGGCTCGTGGTCGGTGTCGACGACATGGGTGCCGGCTTCAACCCGCACCTGCTCGCCCACCAGTCGCCGGTCACCACCACGCTCGCCACGCTCGTGCTCCCGTCGGTGTTCCGCGCCGACGCGGACGGCACGATGCGCCTCGACCCGACGATCGCGACGAGCGCCGAGGTCACCGCCACCGAGCCGTTCACGGTGAGCTACGAGCTCAACCTGGAGGCCTCCTGGTCGACGAACGCGCCGATCGCGGCCGAGGACTTCGTCTACCTCTGGGAGCAGATGCGCAGCCAGCCGGGCGTCGCCGACGCGGCCGGCTACCAGCTCATCACCGAGGTGCGTTCCCGGGCAGGCGGCAAGGCGGTCGACGTCGTGTTCGCCCACCCCTACCCGGCGTGGCAGCACCTGTTCTCGGACCTGTTGCCCGCGCACATCCTCAAGGACGCCCCCGGCTCGTGGACGGGCGCGCTCACCGATGGGATCCCCGCGTCCGGCGGGCCGTTCCGCGTGACTCAGGTCGACCGGGCCCGCGGCGAGGTGCTGCTCGCCCGCAACGACCTGTACTGGGACACCCCGACCGTGCTCGACGAGCTCCTGCTGCGCAGGCTCGGGCCGCAGGAGCTGGCTCCCGCGCTGGCAGCGGGTGACGTGGACGTGGCAATGCCGGAGGCGGAGCCGGCCATCCGCACCGCGCTCGGCGGGCTGCAACCGCCCCCCGATCTGCAGCTGGCGCCGGAGCCGGTCGTCACGCAGCTGGGGATGCGCGCCGACGGCGGGCCGCTGGCCGATGCCCGGGTCCGCCGCGGTATCGCGATGCTGCTCGACCGCGAGGCGATCCGGGCGGCCGTGGCCCCCGAGTCGCTCCCCGCGGACGCGTTCGGCCTTGCGCCGTCACAGTCGGGGTACGCCTCGACCGCGCCCGCGGACGCGCCGCTGCGCCCCGACCCGGCCGCCGCCGCCCAGCTGCTCGCCAGCGCGGGCTGGAGCCGGGATCTCACAACCGGCCGGTGGGCGGTCGCGGGAGGCCCGGTGTCGCTGGTGATCGGCGCCGCGAACCAGCGGCTGGAGGACGTCGACGTCGCCCGCGCCGTCGCCGAGCAGCTCGACGCGGCCGGCATCGACGTCACGCTGGTGGGCCCGTCGGCCGTGGACCTGTTCGGGCAGGCCGCGGTGTCTGCGGTCCCGCCGAGCCCGAGCCCCACCCCGTCGCCGACGACCCAGCCGGGAGCCGCGGGCGAAACCCCGGTCCCGTCGACCCCCGCCGCGCCCGTGACGACGTCGGCCGCAGCGGCCACCACCACCCCCGCGCTGCCCGCGACACCCGGCGGGGTGGAGGTCGACCTGATGGTGTTGCCGCGCACCGTTGGCGACGACCCGGGTACCGAGCTCGCCTCGGACTACGGTTGTCCGGCCCCCACGGCGCTCGTTCCCGACCCGCCGCGCCCGCCGACCGGGTTCTGCTTCCCCGCACTGCGCCCGGCACTCGACGAGCTCGTGTCGGCCACCCCCCGCCCGGAGACGGCTGGCGCCGTCGAGCAGGTGCTCTGGGCGCAGCTGCCGTTCCTCCCGTTGTTCCAGCCGGTGAATCTGGTCGTGAGCACGCCCGCCGCAGGCGCGGCGACCGGCATCGGGCCCGGGCCGCTCACGTCCGGCCCCGTCACCGGAGCCCAGAAGTGGCGCGCTACCTCCGAGTAA
- the typA gene encoding translational GTPase TypA → MSTAASTLAAPAQRSGASREPGGRLRNVAIVAHVDHGKTTLVDAMLRASGAFGERTAVVDRVMDSGDLEREKGITILAKHTAIDWHGMTLNVVDTPGHADFGGEVERGLSMVDGVVLLVDASEGPLPQTRFVLRKTLAAGLPVVLVVNKTDRPDARCAEVVDESLELLLELGDELELDESTAGQLLDLPVVYASGRAGRASRTRPADGELPADPGLEALFDTIIEHVPPPADDPDAPLQAHVTNLDATSFLGRIALCRIRAGVLRRGQQVAWCQADGSITRVKITELLRTEALERVSAESASAGDLVAVAGIADVMIGDTLADPEQPVPLPRIHVDEPAIAVTIGINTSPLVGRGEHPGTKLTARQVKGRLDAELVGNVSLRVLPTERPDAWEVQGRGELALAVLVETMRREGFELTVGKPEVVTRTIDGKLHEPFEQLSVDVPTEHLGAVTQLVAGRKGELGQMVHGDTRVRMDYRVPARGLIGFRTEFLTITRGAGIASHVFDGYSPWVGELRTRQRGSLVSDRTGPVTAYAVDQLSDRGVLFIGPGTQVYSGMVIGEYTRNEDLEVNITREKKLTNMRSSTGDELVKLTPPTVLNLEQALEFCATDECVEVTPESVRIRKVELDSHLRARQRARARNPR, encoded by the coding sequence GTGAGCACAGCAGCATCCACCCTCGCGGCCCCCGCGCAGCGGTCCGGCGCGTCCCGCGAACCGGGCGGCCGGCTGCGCAACGTCGCCATCGTCGCCCATGTCGACCACGGCAAGACCACCCTCGTCGACGCCATGTTGCGCGCCTCCGGCGCGTTCGGTGAGCGCACAGCCGTGGTCGACCGGGTCATGGACTCCGGCGACCTGGAGCGTGAGAAGGGCATCACGATCCTCGCCAAGCACACGGCGATCGACTGGCACGGCATGACGCTGAACGTCGTCGACACGCCGGGCCACGCCGACTTCGGCGGCGAGGTCGAGCGCGGCCTGTCGATGGTCGACGGCGTCGTGCTGCTCGTGGACGCGAGCGAGGGCCCGCTGCCGCAAACCCGTTTCGTGCTGCGCAAGACCCTCGCCGCGGGACTCCCGGTCGTCCTGGTGGTCAACAAGACCGACCGGCCGGACGCGCGCTGCGCCGAGGTCGTCGACGAGAGCCTCGAGCTGCTCCTCGAACTGGGCGACGAGCTGGAGTTGGACGAGTCCACCGCCGGGCAGCTGCTCGACCTCCCGGTCGTCTACGCCAGCGGCCGGGCGGGGCGCGCTTCGCGCACCCGCCCCGCCGACGGTGAGCTGCCCGCCGACCCCGGCCTCGAGGCCCTGTTCGACACGATCATCGAGCACGTGCCGCCGCCGGCAGACGACCCGGACGCGCCGCTGCAGGCTCATGTCACCAACCTCGACGCCACCAGCTTCCTCGGCCGCATCGCGCTGTGCCGCATCCGGGCGGGGGTGCTCCGCCGGGGTCAGCAGGTCGCGTGGTGCCAGGCTGACGGGTCCATCACCCGAGTCAAGATCACGGAGCTGCTGCGGACGGAGGCGCTCGAGCGGGTGTCGGCGGAGTCGGCGAGCGCAGGCGACCTCGTCGCCGTGGCCGGTATCGCCGACGTCATGATCGGCGACACCCTCGCCGACCCCGAGCAGCCGGTGCCGCTGCCGCGCATCCACGTCGACGAGCCTGCGATCGCGGTCACGATCGGGATCAACACCTCTCCGCTCGTCGGGCGCGGTGAGCACCCAGGCACCAAGCTCACCGCGCGTCAGGTGAAAGGCCGCCTCGACGCCGAGCTCGTCGGCAACGTGAGCCTGCGCGTGCTGCCCACCGAGCGTCCCGACGCATGGGAGGTGCAGGGCCGCGGCGAGCTCGCACTCGCCGTGCTCGTCGAGACCATGCGCCGCGAGGGCTTCGAGCTCACGGTCGGCAAGCCGGAGGTCGTCACGCGCACGATCGACGGCAAGCTGCACGAGCCGTTCGAGCAGCTTTCGGTGGACGTGCCGACCGAGCACCTCGGCGCCGTCACGCAGCTGGTCGCCGGGCGCAAGGGCGAGCTGGGGCAGATGGTGCACGGCGACACCCGCGTGCGGATGGACTACCGGGTGCCCGCGCGCGGCCTGATCGGCTTCCGCACCGAGTTCCTGACGATCACGCGCGGTGCGGGCATCGCGAGCCACGTCTTCGACGGCTACAGCCCATGGGTGGGCGAGCTGCGCACCCGTCAGCGCGGCTCGCTGGTGTCCGACCGCACCGGTCCGGTCACGGCGTACGCGGTCGACCAGCTCTCCGACCGCGGCGTGCTGTTCATCGGACCGGGCACCCAGGTGTACAGCGGCATGGTGATCGGCGAGTACACGCGCAACGAGGACCTCGAGGTCAACATCACCCGCGAGAAGAAGCTCACCAACATGCGCTCGTCCACGGGGGACGAGCTGGTGAAGCTGACCCCGCCCACCGTGCTCAACCTGGAGCAGGCCCTCGAGTTCTGCGCCACGGACGAGTGCGTCGAGGTCACTCCGGAGTCGGTGCGGATCCGCAAGGTGGAGCTGGACTCGCACCTGCGTGCCCGGCAGCGGGCGAGGGCGCGCAACCCCCGCTGA
- a CDS encoding outer membrane lipoprotein carrier protein LolA yields the protein MATARSNRLGRTAAAGIAVAGAVGLGLLAVPAGAGAQPALPPVDPEELVRSVLARDPQPLAGAIELENGLGLPALPGLPQAANGTSAGRIWSDGDRRGRAQLPTETGERTLVSDGETFWSWNSEDRTVRRIPQGEHERDAANADPGAMAAEALARLRPTSVTSVDGTSEVAGRPAYDLVLAPASSERTLLREVRVAVDAEHRMPLRLTVLATGSADPALQIGFTDISFGPQDPELFRFTPPPGATVEDARRPEGHAEPAMVGDGWDTVLVAAAPGPDAEHPERLPDLAELGRPINGPWGSGRLITSAVASVIVTDDGRIAAGAVPEQVLTEALAR from the coding sequence ATGGCCACCGCGCGCAGCAACAGGTTGGGACGCACGGCCGCCGCCGGCATCGCGGTGGCGGGCGCGGTGGGGCTGGGCCTGCTGGCGGTTCCGGCGGGTGCGGGCGCGCAGCCCGCGCTCCCGCCCGTCGACCCTGAGGAGCTGGTCCGGTCGGTGTTGGCGCGTGATCCGCAGCCGCTCGCGGGCGCCATCGAGCTGGAGAACGGGCTCGGGCTGCCGGCGTTGCCCGGCCTGCCGCAGGCGGCGAACGGCACGAGCGCGGGGCGCATCTGGTCGGACGGCGATCGCCGCGGCCGCGCCCAGCTTCCCACCGAGACGGGTGAACGCACGCTCGTGTCGGACGGCGAGACGTTCTGGTCGTGGAACTCGGAGGACCGCACCGTGCGGCGGATCCCCCAGGGTGAGCACGAGCGCGACGCGGCGAACGCCGACCCGGGCGCCATGGCGGCCGAGGCACTCGCCAGGCTGCGGCCCACGAGCGTCACCAGCGTGGACGGCACGTCGGAGGTCGCGGGCCGCCCGGCCTACGACCTGGTCCTCGCGCCTGCCTCGTCGGAGCGCACGCTCCTGCGGGAGGTCCGGGTGGCCGTCGACGCCGAGCACCGGATGCCGCTGCGGCTCACCGTGCTCGCCACGGGATCAGCCGATCCCGCACTGCAGATCGGGTTCACCGATATCTCGTTCGGCCCCCAGGATCCGGAGCTGTTCCGGTTCACGCCTCCGCCAGGGGCCACCGTGGAGGACGCTCGGCGGCCCGAAGGGCACGCCGAACCGGCGATGGTGGGAGACGGCTGGGACACTGTCCTCGTGGCCGCCGCCCCGGGACCGGACGCCGAGCACCCCGAACGCCTCCCCGATCTCGCCGAGCTGGGCCGGCCGATCAACGGACCATGGGGCAGCGGGAGGCTGATCACGAGCGCCGTGGCGAGCGTGATCGTCACCGACGACGGCCGGATCGCCGCCGGAGCCGTGCCCGAGCAGGTGCTCACCGAGGCGCTGGCCCGGTGA